Proteins encoded in a region of the Pelobates fuscus isolate aPelFus1 chromosome 11, aPelFus1.pri, whole genome shotgun sequence genome:
- the PROSER3 gene encoding proline and serine-rich protein 3 has translation MCLSFFWEGKAIMISTDTAQAHTAMKGSAAVFSNQGNPFPSQTRSKTHYRPSNSQLLSAEHKNIVLSPDRIRMLPAFLSDPLSPPDLNFLQGSQQLVPGPPASDSSEPFNESWPSTEGSSSKTPERDGPFSSDMPHSDSVIAKYIARFRSGLPTSRVERSPPKVDMKEFWWLQTSPDSPDTQRCQTEPGVKAKFGFSLQDLEKTPSLADGSLSESKLYSEETDIVTLQKKAEKLISQSESSLSSVGAVSSEGLGSSSLSSISYPGYDSCYSKQPITLQAPSTPILHPPMTLIQPTLRARPVLAPEEDILYQWRLRRKMEQAREELPTYGRTPSPSVRILTPAPVVQSADLIVSDYSGQPQMPAQGAVVPSPTDKPSRILNTGPSGYPVCRPALSIPSSCPVVPPHLHHTCDILPCIQHQQPSPRTPERDSSTQKLTQLPGPAHSAPAVESPEQRPEREPQNVPSKKTDDKKDLKRLSRRHEKRVKSKAPGSKKAETGPMETVPLRQGKAAPPASPVHSIMGQVISERLFSPQASPRWKSESVQRACPPETLEIAAQLLEEAEESDGTEFEDDPLLGVLREQRENLRVRLRNVDQVLAEMESSSQTELSQFD, from the exons cGCTGCTGTATTTTCAAACCAAGGCAATCCCTTCCCCAGCCAAACTCGAAGTAAGACGCACTATCGCCCTTCGAATTCCCAGCTGCTGTCTGCAGAACACAAGAATATT GTTCTCAGCCCAGATCGCATCCGAATGTTGCCTGCCTTTCTGTCTGACCCTCTGAGCCCTCCTGATCTGAACTTCCTTCAGGGTTCTCAGCAGTTGGTGCCAGGCCCTCCTGCATCTGACTCCTCTGAACCTTTTAATGAATCCTGGCCATCCACTGAAGGCAGCTCTTCCAAGACCCCAGAGCGAGATGGACCGTTCTCCTCAGACATGCCTCACTCTGATTCTGTGATTGCAAA GTATATTGCAAGGTTTCGCAGTGGCCTTCCCACAAGCCGTGTGGAACGTTCTCCACCAAAGGTGGACATGAAAGAATTCTGGTGGCTTCAGACATCACCTGACAGCCCCGACACACAGAGGTGCCAAACAGAGCCAG GTGTGAAAGCAAAATTTGGATTCTCCCTTCAAGACCTCGAGAAGACTCCTTCACTTGCG GATGGATCACTGAGTGAGTCCAAACTCTACTCTGAGGAAACAGACATTGTGACCCTTCAGAAGAAAGCAGAGAAGCTTATATCACAGAG CGAATCCTCTCTCAGCAGTGTCGGTGCTGTAAGCTCTGAGGGCCTGGGATCGTCGTCATTGTCTAGCATCTCATATCCGGGGTACGATTCCTGCTATTCAAAACAGCCCATAACGCTACAAG CTCCTAGTACCCCTATCCTGCACCCTCCAATGACCTTAATACAGCCAACTTTAAGAGCCCGTCCAGTTTTGGCACCAGAGGAAGACATTTTGTATCAGTGGAGGCTGCGCAGGAAGATGGAACAAGCGAGGGAAGAACTCCCAACTTATGGAAGGACACCATCCCCTTCAGTCCGCATTCTTACACCAGCCCCT gtaGTTCAGTCGGCAGATCTGATTGTTTCAGATTACAGTGGACAGCCTCAAATGCCAGCACAGGGCGCCGTTGTTCCCAGCCCAACAGATAAACCTAGTAGAATACTAAACACTGGCCCATCAGGTTATCCAGTTTGCCGTCCAGCTCTCTCCATTCCTTCCAGCTGTCCTGTCGTCCCCCCTCACCTGCACCATACATGTGATATCCTTCCATGTATACAGCATCAGCAACCCTCACCCAGGACACCAGAGAGAGACTCTAGCACACAGAAACTAACGCAGCTTCCAGGCCCTGCACATTCTGCACCAGCTGTGGAAAGCCCGGAGCAGAGACCTGAACGGGAACCACAGAATGTGCCCTCAAAAAAAACAGATGACAAAAAAGATTTGAAGAGACTGTCACGACGCCATGAAAAGCGAGTAAAGTCTAAAGCACCGGGAAGCAAAAAGGCTGAAACTGGTCCGATGGAAACAGTCCCTTTAAGACAAGGGAAGGCGGCTCCTCCAGCATCACCAGTACACAGCATCATGGGACAG GTAATCTCAGAAAGACTCTTCTCACCTCAAGCATCTCCCAGATGGAAGTCCGAATCGGTACAAAGAGCCTGTCCGCCCGAAACATTGGAAATCGCTGCTCAACTTCTAGAGGAGGCAGAAG AATCTGATGGGACGGAATTTGAGGATGACCCTTTGTTGGGTGTTTTGCGGGAACAGAGAGAAAATCTGAGAGTGAGACTACG AAATGTGGATCAAGTCCTCGCTGAGATGGAGTCCAGCAGTCAGACGGAACTGTCACAGTTTGACTGA